The following proteins are co-located in the Gloeocapsa sp. PCC 7428 genome:
- the thrS gene encoding threonine--tRNA ligase, with product MVQQMSAPQSPAQQQPKVQLPRTSESETLKKIRHTASHVMAMAVQKLFPKAQVTIGPWIENGFYYDFDNPESFTEKDLKAIQKEMAKIINRKLPVIREEVSREEAERRIKAINEPYKLEILEDIQQEPITIYHLGDEWWDLCAGPHVENTSELNPKAIELESVAGAYWRGDETKAQLQRIYATAWETPEQLAEYKRRKEEALRRDHRKLGKELGLFVFSDDVGPGLPLWTPKGTILRSVLEDFLKQEQVNRGYQPVVTPHIGRVELFKISGHWQKYKDDLFPMMGEKEEEGFVLKAMNCPFHIQIYKSELRSYRELPFRLAEFGTVYRYEQSGELGGLTRVRGFTQDDAHLFVTPEQLDSEFLNVVDLILSVIKSLRLDQNFKARLSFRDPTSDKYIGSDDAWNKAENAIRRAVETLGMDHFEGIGEAAFYGPKLDFIVKDALDREWQLGTVQVDYNLPERFDLEYVAEDGTRKRPVMIHRAPFGSLERLIGILIEEYAGDFPLWLAPVQVRLLPVGEAQRDFAIAVAAKMRAAGIRAEADKSNERLGKLIRNAEKEKIPVMAVVGAKEVEANSLSIRTRAAGELGVMSVDDVLDKIKNAIANHDTF from the coding sequence ATGGTTCAACAAATGTCTGCCCCTCAATCTCCCGCACAGCAGCAGCCTAAGGTTCAATTGCCGCGTACCAGTGAATCGGAGACTTTGAAAAAAATTCGTCATACTGCGTCTCATGTCATGGCGATGGCAGTGCAGAAGTTGTTTCCTAAAGCGCAAGTGACGATCGGTCCTTGGATTGAAAATGGATTTTATTACGACTTTGACAATCCAGAATCATTTACCGAAAAAGATTTAAAAGCCATTCAAAAAGAGATGGCGAAAATTATCAATCGTAAATTGCCCGTCATTCGCGAAGAAGTCAGCCGCGAAGAAGCCGAACGTAGAATTAAAGCAATTAACGAGCCTTATAAATTAGAAATTCTTGAGGATATTCAGCAAGAACCGATTACAATTTATCACCTAGGAGATGAGTGGTGGGATTTGTGCGCAGGTCCTCACGTTGAGAATACAAGTGAACTTAACCCCAAAGCAATTGAATTAGAAAGTGTTGCTGGGGCGTACTGGCGTGGTGATGAAACTAAAGCACAGTTACAACGTATTTATGCTACAGCATGGGAAACGCCAGAACAACTTGCTGAGTATAAACGTCGCAAAGAAGAAGCGCTAAGACGCGATCACCGCAAGCTAGGGAAAGAATTAGGACTCTTTGTTTTTAGCGATGACGTTGGTCCTGGTTTACCATTGTGGACGCCCAAAGGAACAATCCTACGTAGTGTTTTAGAAGACTTCCTCAAGCAAGAACAAGTGAACCGAGGCTATCAGCCTGTTGTTACCCCACACATTGGACGGGTGGAATTGTTCAAAATATCAGGTCACTGGCAAAAGTATAAAGATGACTTGTTCCCGATGATGGGTGAGAAGGAAGAAGAAGGCTTTGTGTTAAAAGCAATGAACTGTCCCTTCCACATCCAAATTTATAAGAGTGAGTTACGTTCGTACCGCGAATTACCGTTTCGTTTAGCAGAATTTGGTACGGTATATCGTTACGAGCAATCAGGCGAACTTGGAGGACTAACGCGAGTACGGGGCTTTACGCAAGACGATGCGCACTTGTTTGTCACACCCGAACAGTTAGATAGCGAATTTCTCAATGTTGTTGATTTAATTTTGTCTGTGATTAAGAGTCTACGACTCGACCAAAACTTTAAAGCCCGACTGAGTTTTCGCGATCCAACTTCAGATAAGTACATTGGTTCTGATGACGCGTGGAACAAAGCTGAAAATGCCATCCGCCGCGCAGTAGAAACCTTAGGAATGGATCACTTTGAAGGTATCGGAGAAGCCGCGTTTTACGGTCCTAAGCTTGATTTTATTGTCAAAGACGCGCTAGACCGCGAGTGGCAACTTGGTACAGTACAAGTCGATTACAATTTACCAGAGCGCTTTGATCTAGAGTACGTCGCTGAGGATGGTACGCGCAAGCGCCCAGTTATGATTCACCGCGCGCCTTTCGGTTCGTTGGAACGATTAATCGGAATTTTGATTGAAGAGTATGCGGGAGATTTTCCGCTATGGTTAGCGCCAGTACAAGTGCGGTTGTTACCCGTTGGTGAAGCACAACGCGACTTCGCGATCGCTGTCGCAGCCAAAATGCGCGCTGCGGGTATTCGTGCGGAAGCCGATAAAAGTAATGAGCGTCTTGGTAAACTGATTCGCAATGCTGAAAAAGAAAAAATTCCTGTCATGGCGGTTGTAGGCGCGAAGGAAGTTGAAGCAAATAGCCTGAGTATTCGGACGCGCGCTGCGGGAGAGTTAGGCGTGATGAGCGTGGATGATGTCTTGGATAAAATTAAAAATGCGATCGCTAACCACGACACTTTTTAA
- a CDS encoding glycosyltransferase — protein sequence MRITILAIGSRGDVQPYIALGLGLQAAGHQVQLASYARFAEFVGSYGIEFAAVGANPQEYIQALAKNVDYWRIFSDNLEQLLEDCWNCCQGTQAIMYSQVALPGYHIAEKLNIPCFAAFTNPLTRTRAFPHPLYTSSANFGGTYNWLTYVVHEQLRWQSVRQKINRWRQDLGLSPVPFAGLYSRLQQQQIPILHCFSPTVIPKPKDWSDWAYVTGYWFLEHLPEWKPPTDLVNFINSGMPPIYIGFGSMSERNSETVINLVLDSLVQTKQRGILFSHWGGLQNVDLPDNVFLMTSSVPHDWLFPLCRAVVHHGGAGTTAAALRAGVPSVVIPFGVDQPFWGQRVADLGVGTLPIRQQELTQDKLIAAIHDVIDNKIMIDRARVLSDRICAEDGVKRAVEIIQSYLHA from the coding sequence ATGCGAATTACAATCTTAGCGATTGGTAGTCGAGGTGATGTGCAGCCCTACATAGCATTGGGGCTAGGTTTACAAGCTGCTGGTCATCAAGTGCAACTTGCATCTTATGCGCGATTTGCAGAATTCGTAGGCAGTTACGGAATCGAGTTTGCCGCAGTCGGCGCTAATCCTCAAGAATACATCCAAGCTTTGGCAAAAAATGTTGATTATTGGCGAATTTTTAGCGATAACTTAGAACAACTTCTAGAAGATTGCTGGAATTGCTGTCAAGGTACTCAAGCAATTATGTATTCTCAAGTCGCCTTACCTGGCTATCACATCGCTGAAAAGTTAAACATACCCTGCTTTGCGGCGTTTACAAATCCCTTAACTCGCACGCGGGCATTTCCTCACCCACTTTACACAAGTTCTGCTAACTTTGGTGGCACTTACAACTGGTTAACGTATGTCGTTCACGAACAATTGCGTTGGCAATCGGTGCGACAAAAAATCAATCGCTGGCGACAAGATTTAGGCTTATCACCTGTACCTTTCGCGGGTCTTTACTCTCGATTACAACAGCAGCAAATACCGATTCTTCATTGTTTTAGCCCGACTGTTATTCCCAAGCCGAAAGATTGGTCAGACTGGGCTTATGTCACTGGCTATTGGTTTTTGGAACACTTGCCAGAATGGAAACCACCAACTGATTTAGTTAATTTTATTAATTCAGGAATGCCGCCAATTTACATTGGTTTCGGTAGCATGAGCGAACGAAATTCAGAAACGGTAATAAATTTAGTGCTAGATAGTTTGGTGCAGACAAAACAGCGCGGTATCTTGTTTTCTCATTGGGGCGGTTTACAAAATGTTGACTTACCGGATAATGTATTTTTGATGACGAGCAGCGTTCCTCATGATTGGTTGTTTCCGTTGTGTCGTGCTGTTGTTCATCATGGTGGTGCGGGAACAACTGCCGCAGCTTTACGTGCAGGTGTTCCTTCGGTTGTTATTCCTTTTGGTGTCGATCAACCGTTTTGGGGACAGCGTGTTGCAGATTTAGGCGTGGGAACCTTGCCGATTCGACAACAAGAACTGACACAAGATAAGTTAATTGCGGCAATTCACGACGTTATTGACAATAAAATCATGATTGATCGCGCCCGTGTGTTAAGCGATCGCATTTGTGCTGAAGATGGAGTAAAACGGGCGGTTGAAATTATTCAAAGTTATCTACACGCTTAA
- a CDS encoding DUF2605 domain-containing protein, with the protein MLNSNLPEPELLKTILQPLLEDFQYWFERSRHLLETEQIAFLDQQQQFDLLERVKQAQQEVNSAQMLFQVTGGQVGIDMAAIMPWHHLLTECWKVGMRFRAERSHQNEGI; encoded by the coding sequence ATGCTTAACTCCAATCTACCGGAGCCTGAATTGCTCAAAACGATATTGCAGCCCCTGCTTGAGGATTTTCAGTATTGGTTTGAGCGATCGCGCCATCTTCTAGAAACCGAACAAATCGCTTTTCTGGATCAGCAGCAGCAGTTTGACTTGCTTGAGCGCGTGAAGCAAGCACAGCAGGAGGTCAATTCAGCCCAAATGTTGTTTCAAGTCACAGGGGGACAAGTAGGTATCGATATGGCAGCAATAATGCCTTGGCATCATTTGCTGACAGAATGTTGGAAAGTCGGAATGCGGTTTCGCGCAGAGCGATCGCATCAAAATGAAGGAATATAA
- the purB gene encoding adenylosuccinate lyase has protein sequence MIERYTLPEMGKLWTETYKLETWLQVEIAVCEAQAELGYIPTDAVAEIKAKANFDPQRVLEIEAEVRHDVIAFLTNVNEYVGDAGRYIHLGLTSSDVLDTALALQLVASLDVILQRVQDLIGAIRTQAQKHRYTVMVGRSHGIHAEPITFGFKLAGWLAEVIRHQQRLMRLRQDIAVGKISGAVGTYANIDPQVEAIACEKLGLKPDTASTQVISRDIHADYVQQLALLAASIERFAVEIRNLQRTDVLEVEEFFAKGQKGSSAMPHKRNPIRSERLTGMARIIRSHAVAAIENVALWHERDISHSSVERVILPDACILTHFMLKEITDLVQNLLVYPQNMERNMNCYGGVIFSQKVLLALVDKGMSREEAYAVVQSCAHQAWNQPQGDFHNLIVNDARVTQLLSPEEIEKCFDPQQHLKHLEQIYQRLDI, from the coding sequence GTGATCGAGCGTTATACTCTGCCCGAAATGGGCAAATTGTGGACGGAAACATATAAGTTAGAGACTTGGTTACAGGTAGAAATTGCTGTTTGTGAAGCACAAGCGGAACTTGGTTATATCCCAACCGATGCAGTAGCAGAAATTAAAGCCAAGGCAAATTTTGACCCGCAGCGCGTTTTAGAAATTGAAGCGGAAGTCCGCCACGATGTGATTGCTTTCTTGACAAATGTCAACGAGTATGTAGGTGATGCAGGACGCTATATTCATCTAGGCTTAACAAGTTCGGATGTCTTAGATACGGCTTTAGCACTTCAACTTGTGGCGAGTCTTGACGTGATTTTGCAGCGCGTGCAAGATTTAATCGGCGCGATTCGTACCCAAGCGCAAAAACATCGTTATACCGTTATGGTAGGGCGATCGCACGGCATTCATGCCGAACCAATTACTTTCGGGTTTAAACTCGCAGGCTGGCTTGCAGAAGTTATCCGCCATCAACAACGCCTGATGCGGTTACGCCAAGATATTGCGGTAGGAAAAATTTCGGGTGCTGTCGGCACATACGCTAATATTGACCCGCAAGTAGAAGCGATCGCCTGTGAAAAACTCGGCTTAAAACCCGACACCGCATCAACACAAGTGATTTCTCGCGATATTCACGCTGATTACGTTCAACAATTAGCCCTACTAGCCGCGTCAATCGAACGCTTCGCCGTAGAAATTCGCAACCTCCAGCGCACAGACGTTTTAGAAGTTGAAGAATTCTTCGCTAAAGGGCAAAAAGGCTCATCAGCAATGCCACACAAGCGCAATCCAATTCGTTCTGAACGTTTAACCGGAATGGCAAGGATAATTCGCTCTCATGCTGTCGCAGCAATAGAAAATGTCGCACTATGGCACGAACGCGATATTTCACATAGCTCAGTAGAACGAGTGATTTTACCAGATGCTTGCATTTTGACGCATTTTATGCTGAAGGAAATTACGGACTTAGTGCAAAACCTCCTCGTCTATCCGCAAAACATGGAACGGAATATGAATTGCTATGGCGGAGTCATTTTTAGTCAGAAAGTTCTACTCGCACTTGTAGACAAGGGTATGAGTCGCGAAGAGGCTTATGCTGTTGTTCAATCGTGCGCGCATCAAGCCTGGAATCAACCGCAAGGCGACTTTCATAACTTAATTGTCAATGATGCGCGGGTAACTCAGTTGCTATCTCCAGAAGAAATCGAAAAATGCTTCGATCCTCAGCAACATTTGAAACACCTAGAGCAAATTTATCAACGGCTTGATATTTAA
- a CDS encoding DUF4126 domain-containing protein, with amino-acid sequence MLELLAALSAAAAASMRIAVPLFIVGILHDDFSLGLPLLAYVPSVAIASLLISGSLLELVGSKQRLSQRFLQLVQLVLSPIAGAILSMSVTVGTTLPSWLLGVVGALFAFVLQLVQAGWFYRLRGFPFWVAFVQDALCILLIFLAVNAPQVGGLVALILLLIAVRSMRNLHRWYKQQ; translated from the coding sequence ATGCTTGAACTTTTAGCCGCACTATCTGCGGCGGCGGCAGCTAGTATGCGTATTGCCGTACCCTTATTTATTGTGGGTATCTTGCATGATGATTTTTCCTTAGGCTTACCACTACTCGCTTATGTTCCTTCCGTTGCGATCGCGAGTCTATTGATTAGTGGTTCCTTATTGGAACTAGTCGGTAGCAAACAACGGTTAAGTCAGCGGTTTTTACAATTAGTTCAACTCGTATTGAGTCCGATTGCTGGTGCAATCTTAAGTATGAGTGTAACAGTTGGCACGACGCTTCCCAGTTGGTTACTTGGTGTTGTTGGCGCGTTATTTGCCTTTGTTCTACAACTTGTACAAGCTGGTTGGTTTTATCGCCTACGCGGTTTTCCTTTTTGGGTTGCTTTTGTGCAAGATGCTTTGTGTATTCTCCTCATCTTCTTAGCAGTGAATGCACCTCAAGTTGGAGGCTTGGTGGCTCTTATATTGTTATTGATAGCAGTGCGTAGTATGAGAAATCTACACCGCTGGTACAAACAACAATGA
- a CDS encoding GH1 family beta-glucosidase, which yields MFRFPEKFLWGVATSAYQIEGAWNEDGKGQSIWDTFTHRPYTIHNNQNGDIACNHYHQMPEDVALMKELGIQTYRFSISWSRVLPQGTGEINHKGLDFYDELVDKLLAAEIIPNATLFHWDLPQVLQDRGGWNNRDSVEWFAEYAQVMFARLGDRVPLWSTHNEPWSHAFQGYSFANHAPGIASAAVAYQTVHHLLLSHGKAVQSFRQGGYNGEIGIVLSFRHYLSASDSESDRAACQRAYDDKVSMFLQPLFRGYYPEQLINWLGTQAPQIQDGDLDLIQQPIDYLGVNYYYTLSISFASSGGLLKLKSAPFSAPGWGHTEMGWGVNPEGLKAVLLDIQENYGNPKMYITENGCALQDQPDATGFVADWGRVNYLRDHFRAIHEAIQIGANIQGYYLWSFLDNFEWSHGYRPRFGIIHVNFDTCQRIPKQSAYWYQQAIARNGIE from the coding sequence GTGTTCCGATTTCCAGAAAAATTTCTTTGGGGTGTTGCCACTTCTGCTTATCAAATCGAAGGCGCATGGAATGAGGATGGTAAAGGACAAAGTATCTGGGATACTTTCACACACCGCCCTTACACCATACATAACAACCAAAACGGCGATATAGCCTGTAACCACTATCATCAAATGCCAGAAGATGTAGCGTTGATGAAAGAATTAGGAATACAGACGTATCGCTTTTCAATTTCTTGGTCGCGCGTATTACCGCAAGGTACAGGTGAAATCAATCACAAGGGACTTGACTTTTACGACGAACTTGTCGATAAATTATTAGCAGCAGAAATCATCCCTAACGCTACGCTATTTCATTGGGACTTACCGCAAGTATTACAAGATCGCGGTGGTTGGAACAATCGCGATAGTGTTGAATGGTTTGCTGAGTACGCACAAGTCATGTTTGCGCGCTTAGGCGATCGCGTGCCATTATGGTCTACGCACAACGAACCTTGGTCACACGCATTTCAAGGATATAGCTTCGCAAATCATGCCCCAGGAATTGCTAGTGCAGCGGTTGCTTATCAAACTGTGCATCACCTCTTGTTATCGCACGGCAAAGCTGTACAAAGCTTTCGTCAAGGAGGCTACAATGGGGAAATTGGCATTGTTTTAAGTTTTCGCCATTACTTAAGCGCCAGCGACAGTGAAAGCGATCGCGCAGCGTGTCAACGCGCATATGACGACAAAGTGTCGATGTTCCTGCAACCGTTGTTTCGCGGATATTATCCAGAACAACTGATCAATTGGTTAGGCACGCAAGCCCCGCAAATCCAAGATGGTGATTTGGACTTGATTCAGCAACCTATTGATTATTTAGGTGTCAATTACTACTACACCTTATCGATATCTTTTGCATCCAGTGGCGGCTTACTCAAGCTGAAATCCGCACCTTTTTCGGCACCAGGCTGGGGTCATACCGAAATGGGTTGGGGTGTCAATCCCGAAGGATTAAAAGCGGTATTGCTTGATATTCAAGAAAACTACGGCAATCCCAAGATGTATATTACTGAAAATGGCTGTGCGCTGCAAGATCAACCGGATGCCACAGGGTTTGTTGCTGATTGGGGACGCGTTAATTATTTAAGAGATCACTTCCGTGCCATCCATGAAGCAATTCAAATAGGTGCAAATATTCAAGGTTATTATCTGTGGAGTTTTCTAGATAACTTTGAATGGTCGCACGGTTATAGACCGCGTTTTGGTATTATACACGTCAACTTTGATACGTGTCAGCGAATTCCGAAACAAAGTGCGTATTGGTATCAGCAGGCGATCGCCCGAAATGGTATCGAGTAA
- a CDS encoding MFS transporter: MLKTQYLNDWVRRTFDEVNIMLQGAAIAIGREIAQFGLAQIPIVTEEILTPEEASVMFSGPQFLVALVAGVVMAFAFQLLLTNFSVAFGISSLGGGTDSDESDSGGMRKIGGAVGLWTLVTVTVALFVACFLAVKLSLVESSALGAIIGVVIWATFFSLLVWLGSTAVGSLIGSVVSTATSGLQGIMGTAATAIGANAARNQAVSTAEEITAAVRRELTSGFDPSAIQNTLQSSLANLQLPQLDVKEIGNQFQKILQDSDLQSIVDSDLLQNIDRQTFVDLVSSRTDLSKQDINAIADQLEGVWKNTVGQQGANPQAQLLKFLQNATAEQLRSSDLGNTLQQLVGSDQKSEQPQKEQSGVMGRTMQLGVEALVGALLTRTDLSDLDIEKISAQLQKVIGQTTEKATEKAKEVGTQVAEKPQAAFSAIRNDLDNYLLNSYAWHLNRETIKQEFKDVIYDPEAAPGKVRRELEQIDRDYVVQKLQQRGDLLESQINDIAEQLESIRQEVLSTVQQTESQEQSQDLRSRVENYLRSTGKEELNPEAIEQEFKTLLEDPEAGFEALSDRLSQFDRDTLVQLLKQRDDISEEEANNLVGQLESTRDSVLNRAKEAQEQAQAKADEVRQKVEDYLRNTNKEELNPDGIKRDFQKLVEDPQAGFSALRSRLSQFDRDTLVQLLSQRGDLSEEQINQTIDQIESARKSILQAPQKAADKAKEQYEQTTAKLAEYLRNTNLEELDPEGIQRDLTKLLDDPREGALALRDRLAQVDRETLVKLLSQREDLSEEQVNQAIDQVQASISNIVKAPRRLATRAQKQAQDFGASLESYLKNTNKEELNPEGIKRDLQVLLNDPRAGLGNIGDRLQQFDRETLVALLAQREDISEEEANRIVDQVESVRNQLVEQVQKVQQTVQSTIDGAFGKIRDYLNSLERPELNYEGIKADFQKVFDDPQAGFEALQNRLSQFDRETLVSVLSSREDISEADANRIIAQVEEARNSVIQRAQAVQEEVQRRLVLVKEQAQKQAEATKKAAASAAWWLFSAAATSLAASAIAGAIAVVGIRGLIG, from the coding sequence ATGCTAAAGACGCAATATCTAAATGATTGGGTGCGTCGAACTTTTGATGAGGTAAATATTATGCTTCAAGGTGCAGCGATCGCAATTGGAAGGGAAATAGCTCAATTCGGGTTAGCACAAATACCTATAGTAACAGAGGAAATCCTAACTCCAGAAGAAGCGTCTGTTATGTTTTCTGGCCCGCAATTTTTAGTTGCATTAGTAGCAGGTGTCGTTATGGCATTTGCATTTCAACTGCTACTCACAAACTTTTCTGTAGCGTTTGGAATTTCTTCTTTGGGAGGAGGTACAGACTCAGACGAATCAGACTCAGGCGGGATGCGTAAAATAGGAGGTGCAGTAGGACTTTGGACTTTAGTTACAGTCACTGTTGCGCTATTTGTTGCCTGTTTCCTTGCAGTTAAGTTGAGCCTAGTTGAAAGTTCTGCACTCGGCGCAATTATTGGCGTAGTGATCTGGGCAACATTCTTTTCACTACTCGTTTGGCTTGGTTCTACAGCAGTTGGTTCTTTGATCGGTTCAGTCGTGAGTACAGCGACTTCCGGTTTGCAAGGAATTATGGGAACCGCAGCAACTGCTATTGGTGCTAATGCTGCTAGAAATCAAGCAGTATCGACCGCAGAAGAAATTACAGCCGCAGTCCGCCGAGAATTAACTTCGGGATTTGACCCTAGTGCGATTCAAAACACATTGCAAAGTTCTTTGGCTAATTTGCAGTTACCGCAGTTGGATGTCAAAGAAATTGGCAATCAGTTTCAAAAGATCCTTCAAGATTCAGATTTACAATCAATCGTTGACAGCGATTTACTTCAAAATATTGACCGTCAAACTTTTGTAGATTTAGTAAGCAGTCGCACAGACTTGTCAAAACAAGACATTAATGCGATCGCCGATCAACTAGAAGGTGTTTGGAAAAATACTGTAGGTCAGCAAGGGGCTAATCCTCAAGCTCAACTGCTCAAATTCTTGCAAAACGCGACAGCAGAACAACTACGTTCGAGCGACCTAGGGAATACGCTACAACAACTTGTCGGTTCAGACCAGAAATCTGAGCAACCGCAAAAAGAACAAAGCGGTGTCATGGGTAGAACCATGCAGCTTGGTGTAGAAGCCTTAGTCGGCGCACTGCTAACGCGCACCGATCTTTCAGATTTAGATATCGAAAAAATTTCAGCGCAATTACAAAAAGTTATTGGTCAAACAACCGAGAAAGCAACCGAGAAAGCCAAAGAAGTTGGTACTCAAGTTGCAGAGAAACCGCAAGCAGCATTTAGTGCAATTCGTAATGATTTAGACAACTACCTATTGAATTCTTATGCTTGGCATCTAAACCGCGAAACAATTAAACAAGAATTCAAAGATGTTATTTACGATCCAGAAGCTGCACCAGGAAAAGTCCGCCGTGAATTAGAACAAATTGACCGCGATTATGTTGTACAAAAGCTGCAACAACGCGGAGATTTGCTCGAATCTCAAATTAATGATATTGCTGAGCAGCTAGAAAGTATTCGTCAAGAAGTACTCAGTACAGTCCAACAAACCGAGTCACAAGAACAATCACAAGATCTGCGATCGCGCGTAGAAAATTACTTACGTTCTACAGGTAAAGAAGAACTCAACCCAGAAGCAATCGAACAAGAGTTTAAGACACTGTTGGAAGATCCCGAAGCAGGCTTTGAGGCTTTAAGCGATCGCTTATCACAATTTGACCGCGACACCTTAGTTCAACTGCTCAAACAACGCGACGATATCAGCGAGGAAGAAGCAAATAATCTTGTCGGTCAACTCGAAAGCACCCGTGACTCGGTTCTCAATCGGGCGAAAGAAGCCCAAGAACAAGCGCAAGCTAAAGCTGACGAAGTACGGCAAAAAGTTGAAGATTATCTGCGCAATACCAACAAGGAAGAATTAAATCCTGATGGCATCAAACGCGATTTCCAAAAACTTGTAGAAGATCCACAAGCAGGATTCAGTGCTTTAAGATCGAGGTTGTCACAGTTTGACCGCGATACACTTGTACAATTGCTGTCGCAACGCGGCGACTTGAGCGAAGAACAAATCAATCAAACTATCGATCAAATCGAGTCAGCACGCAAGAGCATTCTGCAAGCACCGCAAAAAGCAGCAGATAAAGCAAAAGAACAGTACGAGCAAACAACCGCAAAACTTGCTGAATACTTACGCAATACCAATTTAGAGGAACTTGACCCTGAAGGTATCCAGCGTGATTTGACAAAATTACTTGACGATCCAAGAGAAGGCGCTTTAGCGTTACGCGATCGCCTAGCACAAGTCGATCGGGAAACGTTGGTTAAATTACTCAGTCAACGCGAAGACTTGAGCGAAGAACAAGTTAATCAAGCAATTGACCAGGTGCAAGCAAGTATCAGTAATATTGTCAAAGCACCGCGTCGTTTGGCAACCCGCGCGCAAAAGCAAGCGCAAGATTTTGGGGCGAGTTTAGAAAGCTACCTCAAAAATACTAACAAAGAAGAACTTAATCCTGAAGGAATCAAACGCGATTTACAAGTATTGCTCAACGATCCGCGTGCAGGTTTAGGCAATATTGGCGATCGCTTACAGCAATTTGACCGAGAAACACTCGTTGCTTTGTTGGCTCAACGCGAAGACATTTCCGAAGAAGAAGCAAACCGAATTGTAGATCAAGTAGAGTCTGTCCGAAATCAACTTGTTGAGCAAGTGCAAAAAGTTCAACAAACGGTGCAATCTACGATTGATGGGGCTTTTGGTAAAATTCGGGATTATCTCAATTCGCTAGAACGCCCTGAACTCAATTACGAAGGTATCAAAGCCGACTTCCAAAAAGTGTTTGACGATCCTCAAGCAGGATTTGAAGCACTACAAAATCGCTTGAGTCAATTTGACCGCGAAACATTAGTTTCCGTTTTGAGTTCCCGCGAGGATATCTCAGAAGCGGATGCAAATCGCATTATCGCTCAAGTTGAAGAAGCCCGCAATAGTGTGATTCAAAGAGCGCAAGCGGTTCAAGAAGAAGTTCAACGTCGTTTAGTCTTGGTGAAAGAGCAAGCCCAAAAGCAAGCCGAAGCCACCAAGAAAGCTGCTGCAAGTGCTGCTTGGTGGTTGTTTAGCGCCGCTGCGACTTCGTTAGCTGCTTCTGCAATCGCTGGTGCGATCGCTGTTGTTGGAATTCGAGGTTTGATTGGCTAA
- a CDS encoding DUF2973 domain-containing protein, with amino-acid sequence MLHLLYILAFTILALIAVSNLIRNLLMFSRERDKAYSVRSPQNGQSSYSAFAGTSRSVPHPELLDTSGNIIKDPLLVIRSISVEDARQQLDALYDSSPGYKGENQEEV; translated from the coding sequence ATGTTACACCTGCTTTACATTTTAGCTTTTACAATTCTTGCCTTAATTGCCGTCAGTAATTTAATTCGCAATCTACTGATGTTTAGTCGGGAACGCGACAAAGCTTATTCAGTGCGATCGCCGCAAAACGGTCAAAGCAGCTATTCAGCTTTTGCCGGAACGTCGCGATCTGTACCACACCCAGAATTACTAGACACTTCAGGAAATATCATCAAAGATCCGCTTTTAGTCATTCGTTCGATTAGCGTTGAAGACGCGCGTCAACAACTTGACGCCCTCTATGACTCCTCTCCTGGATACAAAGGAGAAAATCAAGAAGAGGTATAA